In one window of Leptospira sp. GIMC2001 DNA:
- a CDS encoding ArsR/SmtB family transcription factor, giving the protein MVKYNSKDKTNESVLNATFSALADPTRRKILMHLVSGEATVLELAEPFEMSIPGISKHLKVLEKAGLIERGRSAQYRPCKLRLEPLQKADNWMDQYRNMWEDRLDQLDDYLQKLQKEQITKNKLSKGNKI; this is encoded by the coding sequence ATGGTTAAATACAATTCCAAAGATAAAACCAACGAATCAGTATTGAATGCAACTTTCTCAGCTTTGGCTGACCCAACTCGCCGAAAGATATTGATGCATTTGGTGAGCGGTGAAGCAACTGTCCTTGAACTAGCTGAACCGTTTGAAATGAGCATACCTGGTATTTCTAAGCATCTCAAAGTATTAGAAAAAGCAGGACTCATTGAACGCGGACGATCTGCACAATACAGGCCGTGCAAATTAAGACTAGAACCACTTCAAAAAGCGGACAATTGGATGGATCAATACAGAAACATGTGGGAAGATCGATTGGATCAATTGGATGATTATTTACAAAAACTTCAAAAAGAGCAAATTACTAAGAATAAATTATCAAAAGGAAATAAGATATGA
- a CDS encoding SRPBCC family protein: MNKIINEFLKINPELDLMFERNVDVPCELVWKAWTDPKHLVEWFTPKPWKTTDCFIDLRPGGEFRTIMQSPEGEKFDNSGCYLEIINEQLLVWTDALQPGFRPSTEGFFTGIIILEKTTNGTKYTAIAKHKSIEDCKKHAEMGFVEGWGTALNQLVEFIKSNNQ; the protein is encoded by the coding sequence ATGAACAAAATAATAAATGAATTTTTAAAAATTAATCCTGAACTCGATCTAATGTTCGAAAGAAATGTTGATGTTCCATGCGAATTGGTTTGGAAGGCATGGACCGATCCAAAACATTTGGTGGAATGGTTTACTCCGAAGCCTTGGAAAACTACTGATTGCTTTATTGATCTTCGACCAGGAGGAGAATTTCGAACGATTATGCAATCTCCAGAAGGTGAAAAGTTTGATAATTCAGGATGCTATTTAGAAATCATAAACGAACAACTATTAGTTTGGACTGATGCTTTGCAACCAGGCTTTAGACCATCGACTGAAGGGTTTTTTACTGGAATCATAATCCTAGAAAAGACAACAAATGGTACAAAATATACAGCAATCGCCAAACATAAATCTATCGAAGATTGCAAAAAACATGCGGAGATGGGATTTGTTGAGGGATGGGGAACAGCTCTGAATCAACTCGTAGAATTTATAAAGAGCAATAATCAATGA